One window from the genome of Vidua chalybeata isolate OUT-0048 chromosome 3, bVidCha1 merged haplotype, whole genome shotgun sequence encodes:
- the SIX2 gene encoding homeobox protein SIX2, with protein sequence MSMLPTFGFTQEQVACVCEVLQQGGNIERLGRFLWSLPACEHLHKNESVLKAKAVVAFHRGNFRELYKILESHQFSAHNHPKLQQLWLKAHYIEAEKLRGRPLGAVGKYRVRRKFPLPRSIWDGEETSYCFKEKSRSVLREWYAHNPYPSPREKRELAEATGLTTTQVSNWFKNRRQRDRAAEAKERENNENSNSNSHNPLSASMNGNKTVLGSSEDEKTPSGTPDHTSSSPALLLGSNPGLQPLHGLGHPQGPSAIPVPSGDPMHHHSLQDSILNPMSSNLVDLGS encoded by the exons ATGTCGATGCTCCCGACTTTTGGCTTCACCCAAGAGCAAGTGGCCTGCGTCTGCGAGGTGCTCCAGCAAGGCGGCAACATCGAGCGGCTGGGGCGGTTCCTCtggtccctccctgcctgcgAGCACCTCCACAAGAACGAGAGCGTCCTGAAGGCCAAGGCGGTGGTGGCCTTCCACCGGGGCAACTTCCGCGAGCTCTACAAGATCCTGGAGAGCCACCAGTTCTCGGCGCACAACCACCCCAAgcttcagcagctctggctgaaggCGCACTACATCGAGGCGGAGAAGCTGCGGGGGCGACCCCTAGGGGCGGTGGGCAAGTACCGGGTGCGCCGCAAGTTCCCGCTGCCCCGCTCCATCTGGGACGGCGAGGAGACCAGCTACTGCTTCAAGGAGAAGAGCCGCAGCGTCCTCCGAGAGTGGTACGCCCACAACCCCTACCCGTCCCCCCGCGAGAAGCGGGAGCTGGCCGAGGCCACCGGCCTCACCACCACCCAGGTCAGCAACTGGTTCAAGAACCGCCGGCAGCGGGACCGCGCCGCCGAGGCCAAGGAAAG GGAAAACAACGAGAATTCCAACTCCAACAGCCACAACCCGCTCTCGGCGTCTATGAACGGGAATAAGACAGTTTTGGGGAGCTCAGAGGACGAGAAGACGCCGTCAGGGACCCCGGATCACACTTCCTCCAGCCCCGCGCTGCTGCTCGGCTCCAACCccgggctgcagcccctgcacgGCCTGGGCCACCCCCAGGGCCCCAGCGCCATCCCCGTGCCCAGCGGCGACCCCATGCACCATCACAGCTTGCAGGACTCCATTCTCAACCCCATGTCATCTAACTTGGTCGATCTGGGCTCTTAA